AAAATTGCACGCCGGCTCGGATCCGATTATTGCGGAGTTCTCATCCCATCGATCTCGTCGCCACTCGCCACTCGCCATCCGCGTGTCCGGTTGGCGTGCCTACGTACGCCAAGATAGTCGCTCCGGCATGTGCGTAGATGCCAAAACTTGCGTAGATGGGACCGAATATACCTTGAGCAACAGCACAATTTGCACGTTGCGTGCGTTGAGGATGACCTGGACTCATCATCCATCCAACGGTAGATCGTGGATGTCCGTGTTCCGCTGCATTGTCCTGCCCAATGAGTCATCTTCCATTACTCCAATCATATGTCCTGCCGGCTGTCCAACGGCGCCAGCAGCTAGCAGTGCCAGTCTAGGTCATTCATACATCTtgagcgtgcgtgcgtgcatgcatgtCCAACACCAGTGCTACCAAGTCGACCCCCAACATGACACCTAATCCACACTGCACGGCCGCTGCACATGCACATGCACGGCCATGGTGGTTCGATGGCGTTGCTTTGGTACGTTGAGATTTGACTTTGAGGCGTCCCGgcaacctcctcctctcctccaccggCGGATCATGTCCCCCACGTACGTACGCCGCTGCCCGGCAACCCACACGTGCAACCACCACTTGCATGTCAAGCCACCCTCCTCCTTGGCATTGCATATATAGCACGTCTACGGTCTCCTCAGTTctcacatctcatctcatctcagttCTCACGCACAATAGGAAGAAGAAGCAATTAGCTAGCCTGCCGCCGATCCACCGAAATGGCTCCCAACTTCGGCCGTTCCATCTCCTTCCCTCTCACCCCGACGAGGTCCTTCTCAAAGTCGTCCCGCCACCTCCGCTCTGTCAGCCTCCCCGGCACGACCTCCTCCCACCCGCTCCTCGCCAACCTccacgcccacatcgccgccgtccGTTCCTGGATCCAGGACACGGCCTCCCTCCAGGCCGGCCTCGCCAACATCCACGCGCTCCACGCCGCGCtcgccgacctcctcctcctcccagcgTCCGTGGCCGCGCTTCAGTGCACCACCAGCAATACCGGCGACCGCCTTCtagacgccttcctcctcctcgccgacGCGCACCAGGGCTTCCAGGAGTGCCTCCTAGAGCTCAGGCAGGCCGCCGCTGAGTCCCGCACTGCACTCCGCAGAGGGGACACGGGCAGGCTCGCGTCCGCCTCCAGGTCCCAGCACAGGGCCGAGAAGGACCTCGCCCGCCTCGCCGCGTCGGTCTCCACCATCTCCTCCAAGTGCGCGCGCCTGAACCTCGTCGCCGTTAGCGGCGAGGAGGCCGAGATGGCCTATGCTCTTGTGGAGGCGGCCGCTGCCAGCGCTGCGGCCTCCGCGGCCTTGTTCTCGGCCGCTGCGTCCATGTCGTCTGCGGCGTCGACTTGCAAGAAGACGGCCACGTTTATTCCGGCGTTCGCCACCAGGAAGGTCACCGCACAGGAGACGGCCGAGGTGGCCATGGAGAGGCTGTGCGCGCTGGAACGGTGCCTCCACGAGTGCGACGGTGCCTGCGACTTGGTGTTCAGGAGCATTGTGCAGACCAGAGTTTCACTGCTCAACATCATGACGCCCACCATCTAGTCATTTCATGTATACATAGAAGAAAAAGAACTTAATTAGCTAGATCATGTATATTTTGCTGATTTGTCACTACACAGTGTACAGAGAAAGAAGCTAGTACAAAGAATAAGATTTTGCTACACTTGTTCAGACTTGTGCTGCTTGACATGAATAGTAGTACTGCATACAAAAGATGTCTTCAATTTCATCCTGTTATTTACAAGGCTGCCGGTGCAAACTGGTGAACTGATTTGTTCTAATCTGGAACTTGTACATAAACTGTTCATTACTGTGTGGTTTGGACAATTTCATACACTCTTCAAGTTTGGTACTCTCTCTGTCCAAATTAATTGACGCTCAAAGGGATGTATCCAGACGTCGGAATTAGTTGACGCTCAATTGAATGTATCCAGACGTATTTCAATGATAGATACATCTGTTCGACCATCAACTAATTCTAGATGGAGGAAGCAGATCTTAAGCTGCTAACTTCAAGACTTCGTTTTAATGGAGCATAGGATTCAGAACCAACTTCCAGTTCCAACTCATTTTATAGAATCAAATATCTACTCATCTGAACATACAAAGCAGAATGGCCAAACATGGCTAGGTATACCTACATGAACATGAATACACTTACTTGTTTCATTTCCAACCTGTAACTCAGAGCAATATGTCCAAGCTCTTGTGAAGTACTTCCCGTTTCATTTCCAACCTACAATTCAGAGCAATATCTACAAGCTTTTGTGAAGCATAATCGCCAACTTTACAATCTGACTTTCAGATTGACTCAGTCGTTATTGATCCTAATTTACGCATATCACTGTTCTCCCGTGAAATCGAACAGTTAAAATATGCAAGTTGATCACACCCTCAAACTAAACAAACTAAGTGGTCCAAGAAGGGGTATACCGATAAACAATTAGAAAATGCATGAAGATATGATCATCCGCCAGATCCATGGCTCTCCTCCCTGAGAGCTGAAGCATGTATGTGGAGCTTCAGGTGGAGGATATCCGTGGTTGATGATTCCAGGGTCCTGCTTAGTTGCTGCAATAGCTGTAAGAAGATAGTGTTTTCTTAGCTAGTCCATCAGCAGGATGCTTAATAAAAACGCCCTAGTTGATGAGTGAAGATCCATGATGGCCGCTCCTAGCGACGAAGGAAAAAGTTTACCCATCACATAATCCCTCCATCGAGGGATACAACTTTAGTTGTGTCGTCCTCTCTGAATTCAACTAGCAAGGACTAAGTCCGATGGTTTCCACACCGAACAACATACATTTCTCAATTAAGACAAATTCATCCAAGAGGGGTGAAGAGAAGACTTGCTCAATCAATCTATTGACTGTCCATACGTCGTTTTGCCCTAATATTATCGGCCTGTCTAGGGTCTTACAGCTAGTCAGCATTGTAAAGCTCGACACTAGGAGTTAATATAAACAGCAAAACAGGTACCGATCTAAGCTCCAGCCTTTCTAGCTAGTTAATTTTATCCAAGTGGCCAAGTTGGGGCATGCACTTGCCTAGCTCTCCGATCTAGGCTCTTAAGCGTTTTAGTGGCagtacttgctactccctccgtccgggtgtataagtcatttgcgtagttctaggtcatcgatttgaggaattaaatatgtgttatatgtcatgaaaagtataccaCTAGATTTCCACACGGATGTAGTTTGTAAATATATATTTtctgtcacatataatacatatttagatagttaaattatcgacctagaactacgcgaatgacttatacaccgggacggaggtagtagttaatgAATTCAAGTTGCGCAGCTAATTATTGCAATTGGGTCAAACTAAGCATGTACTAAGAAATGTATTAGTACTAGCTAAGGTAGCTAATGAATCCAAGTTGCTCAGTTAATCAATCGGAACTTGATCAAGCTAAGCTGTACTATGAATGCATCGATGGATTGGTTGGGTTGTCAAAGCCATGAGATTTGCACACATTATTGCATGTACCTATGGCTAGCTTGTGTGATGTAGCCATGATCTGATCTACAGGAGTCAGGCTGTTCGAGTGTGGATCAGACAAACAAAATGCAGTGAGTAGGTCACCTGCCTCCATGTCCATATATAGCTTGTCAAATTGTCAGCTTACTCTTCCCTAGATCAATCGCTAGGCACGCAAACGTACCAATCCTTGAGCGTTTTGTAATCAGAGTATACAAAGCATCATCATCATCCGGCAGAGCGGGCACCGGCAGCTCCACGACATCGGTAGCTGACATGGTGCCCGTCAGCAACGCAAGAATCTCCTATGGCGTCTTACCCTAAGTCTCCCAAATGACGCGACTTGGATCATGTTCATTTCTGTTCTGGGTTTTTTTTTAGGTTTTCGTTCATTTGTTTTCTTCTTTGAAATTCGAACCTTTTTTCTCTGTTTCTTGAACTTTTATTCAAAATTAGGAACTTTTTTCACATTTGAGATATTGTTTTTGAATTTGATGGACATTAAAAAATAATGAACCTTTTTCAAACTTGCGAACTCTTTTTGAAATTTATGAACCTTTTAAAACTCATGAACATGTTTCAATCTCATAAAGTTTGTTTTTTAATTCATCTTTTTTTAACTCATGAACTTTTTCCAGATTCACAAAAAACTTCCCAAATTTTTAAAAATTTATAAAGCACTTTTtaaaaattaaataaatcatatatcTTGCTGATTAGTCAATTGATCAACCGTCAACCAGTTAACAAGCTTCTACCAAGCGAATCGAGGTGTTAGCGGCTCTCCGCATTGTTGGGCCAGCCAGAAGTGAGCAACGCGAGCACCGGCTAGTGAAAATCGGTGCCTTAAGCGCCAAGGAGATGCGCCCCTATTTACCGCATATGGCCGAGTAGTTCCTTACTCGTAGCGAGCGCACACAACGGATTACTGGTTCCGGCTGGCCTTGTAACAGAAAACACTGGGCGGTTAGTTTTTATTGTTGGAATATTCTAGAATCTTCCGTGCCCATTTTTCTTTTCCCGTTTTTAATCTACTGGTTCActggtttttcttttctatttttaatatatatttttgattttttaaattcgtgaatatatttttcaaattcatgaacatatttgatcattttggaatttTTTTCAAACTCATGAAATTTCTTTCAAATTCATaaattattttaaatttgaaatgtaTGCAAATTCTACGAACTTtttcatattttgcgaaaaaatagtAAATACGCTGACTTTTTTCTTTTCAAATCCACGTAATTTTAGTCAAATTCATAAACTATTTAAAAATCCATGAGTGCCTCTTCTGTACCACAAGaccaacctgttggggaacgtagtaattttaaaaaatttcctatgcacacgcaagatcatggtgatgcatagcaacgagaggggagagtgtgatctacgtacccttgtagatcgacaacggaagcgtttggttgatgtagtcgtacgtctccacgacccgaccgatcaagcaccgaaactacggcacctccgagttctagcacacgttcagctcgatgacgatccccagactccgatccagcaaagtgtcggggaagagttccgtcagcacgacggcgtggtgacgatcttgatgcactaccatcgcagggcttcgcctaagcaccgctgcaatattatcgaggactatggtggaagggggcaccgcacacggctaagaatatgatcacgtggatcaacttgtgtgtgatggggtgcccccttacccccgtatataaaggatcaaggggaggaggccggccggccctctatggcgcgccaaggaggagtcctcctcctagtaggagtaggacttctactaggagggggaaagaagtggggagggagagggaaaggggggcaccgccccccctctcctagtccaattcagaccagggggaggaggcgcgcggcccacctttggctgcccctctctctctccactaaggcccatatggcccattacttctcccgggggggttcaatattggctcctacaaattctacgaagatctttatcggtcagaccgcataacaacatacgttgttccctttgtcatcggtatgttacttgcccgagattcgatcgtcggtatctcaatacctagttcaatctcattaccgacaagtctctttacttgttccgtaatacatcatctcacaactaactcactagatgcaatgcttgcaaggcttatgtgatgtgtattaccgagagggtccagagatacctctccgacaatcggagtgacaaatcctaatctcgaaatacgccaacccaacatgtacctttggagacacctatagagcacctttataattacccatttacgttgtgacgtttggtagcacacaaagtgttcctccggcaaacgggagttgcataatctcatagtcataggaacatgtataagtcatgaagaaagcaatagcaaca
This portion of the Triticum dicoccoides isolate Atlit2015 ecotype Zavitan chromosome 7A, WEW_v2.0, whole genome shotgun sequence genome encodes:
- the LOC119331901 gene encoding uncharacterized protein LOC119331901, encoding MAPNFGRSISFPLTPTRSFSKSSRHLRSVSLPGTTSSHPLLANLHAHIAAVRSWIQDTASLQAGLANIHALHAALADLLLLPASVAALQCTTSNTGDRLLDAFLLLADAHQGFQECLLELRQAAAESRTALRRGDTGRLASASRSQHRAEKDLARLAASVSTISSKCARLNLVAVSGEEAEMAYALVEAAAASAAASAALFSAAASMSSAASTCKKTATFIPAFATRKVTAQETAEVAMERLCALERCLHECDGACDLVFRSIVQTRVSLLNIMTPTI